The Buchnera aphidicola (Cinara tujafilina) genome has a window encoding:
- the rpoB gene encoding DNA-directed RNA polymerase subunit beta: MVYSNTEKKRIRKNFGKQPKILDIPYLLSIQINSFQKFIKSDPKKKQGLEAAFQSIFPIQSYNGGSELQYVSYRIGKNIFNEKECKIRGATYSSPLRVKLRLIIYEKDLLESHVKNIKEQEVYMGELPLMTNNGTFVINGTERVVVSQLHRSPGVFFDSDKGKTHSSGKILYNARIIPYRGSWLDFEFDPKDHLFVRIDRRRKLPVTIILRALNLSTEDILDIFFKNDVFHIDQENIVMELIPERLRGETLEFDIIHDNKIYIEKRKRITNRQIKLLKDKKIKTINVPFEYLQSKIISKNYINLTNNTIIVSANSHLTRENFEKLKSSGQKTIHVLYTNDLDHGPFISETLQLDTTHDRHTALIEIYKMMRPGEPPTKEATENLFDNLFFTTDRYDLSPVGRMKFNRSLKRKNISGPGILNKSDIIDVIKKLIDIRNGKGEIDDIDHLGNRRIRSVGEMAENQFRIGLIRVERAVKERLSVSDLENLMPQDIINAKPISSAIKEFFGSSQLSQFMDQNNPLSEITHKRRISALGVGGLTRERAGFEVRDVHPTHYGRVCPIETPEGPNIGLINSLSVYARTNKYGFLETPYRKISNNQVTNEIHYLSAIEEGMYTIAQANTTLTKEGKLSEKYVTCRYNGEFGLMHRNKVDYMDVSTQQIVSVGASLIPFLEHNDANRALMGANMQRQAVPTLKTEKPLVGTGMERSVAIDSGVTIIAKRNGVVQYVDSARIVIKVHNAEINIEESGIDIYNLNKYTRSNQNTCINQIPCVVLNENICRGDVLADGPSTDLGELALGQNMRVAFMPWNGYNFEDSILISEKIVQKDRFTTIHIQELSCISRDTKLGAEEITADIPNVNTSVLSKLDDSGIVYIGADVSGGDILVGKVTPKGETQLTPEEKLLRAIFGEKASDVKDSSLRVPNSICGTIIDVQIFTRDGVKKDKRTLEIEEMQLKKVRNELKEKLKIFKLNFIHRVKNILKIAGININNYIENSLEQLFRINIKNNINTAKAIQKLKEQYKTLKNKFSKKLKEKIKKIKQGDELSPGILKIVKVYLAVKRQIQPGDKMAGRHGNKGVISKINPLEDMPYDKNGIPIDIVLNPLGVPSRMNLGQILETHLGLAAKGIGDKIDQMLKKAKKIHKIRNFIQKAYDLGNDTNQKINLETFSDQEIEKLAQNLRHGMPIATPVFDGAHEQEIKKLLKLGNLPESGQITLFDGRTGEKFERDVTVGYMYMLKLNHLVDDKMHARSTGSYSLITQQPLGGKAQFGGQRFGEMEVWALEAYGASHTLQEMLTVKSDDVNGRTKMYKNIVNGKYKMEPGMPESFNVLLKEIRSLGINIELNNE, from the coding sequence ATGGTTTACTCTAATACAGAAAAAAAAAGAATTCGAAAAAATTTTGGAAAACAACCAAAAATATTAGATATACCTTATCTTCTTTCTATTCAAATCAATTCATTTCAAAAATTTATTAAATCGGATCCTAAAAAAAAACAAGGATTAGAAGCAGCTTTTCAGTCTATCTTTCCTATTCAAAGTTATAATGGAGGATCTGAATTACAATATGTTTCCTATAGAATAGGAAAAAACATATTTAATGAGAAAGAATGTAAAATACGGGGGGCAACATATTCTTCTCCATTAAGAGTAAAATTACGACTTATTATTTATGAAAAAGATTTATTAGAATCCCATGTAAAAAATATAAAAGAACAAGAAGTGTATATGGGAGAGTTACCTTTAATGACAAATAATGGAACATTTGTAATTAATGGAACAGAACGAGTTGTTGTATCCCAATTACATAGAAGTCCAGGTGTATTTTTTGATAGCGACAAAGGAAAAACACATTCATCTGGAAAGATATTATATAATGCTCGCATTATACCTTATCGTGGATCATGGCTAGATTTTGAATTTGATCCAAAAGATCATTTATTTGTTCGTATTGATCGCAGAAGAAAATTACCTGTAACAATAATTTTACGCGCATTAAATTTAAGTACAGAAGATATTTTAGATATTTTTTTTAAAAACGATGTATTTCATATAGATCAAGAAAATATAGTTATGGAACTTATACCCGAACGATTAAGAGGGGAAACATTAGAATTTGATATTATTCATGATAATAAAATATATATTGAAAAAAGAAAAAGAATCACAAATAGACAAATAAAATTACTAAAAGATAAAAAAATAAAAACTATTAATGTACCATTTGAATATCTGCAAAGCAAAATTATTAGTAAAAATTATATAAACTTAACAAATAATACTATAATTGTATCTGCTAATTCTCATTTAACACGTGAAAATTTTGAAAAATTAAAATCCTCTGGTCAAAAAACTATTCATGTTTTATATACTAATGATTTAGATCATGGACCATTTATTTCTGAAACTTTACAATTAGATACAACTCACGATCGTCATACTGCATTAATTGAAATCTATAAAATGATGAGACCAGGAGAACCACCAACTAAGGAAGCAACAGAAAATTTATTTGATAATCTTTTTTTTACAACCGATAGATATGATTTATCACCAGTCGGTCGTATGAAATTTAATCGATCCCTAAAGCGTAAAAATATATCAGGGCCAGGAATTTTAAATAAATCAGATATTATCGATGTGATAAAAAAACTTATTGATATTAGAAACGGAAAAGGAGAAATAGATGATATAGATCATTTAGGAAACCGTCGTATTAGATCAGTCGGAGAAATGGCAGAAAATCAATTTCGAATTGGATTAATACGTGTAGAACGAGCAGTTAAAGAAAGATTATCAGTTAGCGATTTAGAAAATCTTATGCCTCAAGATATTATTAATGCTAAACCGATCTCTTCTGCTATAAAAGAATTTTTTGGATCTAGTCAATTATCTCAATTTATGGATCAAAATAATCCACTATCAGAAATCACACATAAGCGTAGAATTTCTGCATTAGGAGTGGGAGGTTTAACTCGCGAAAGAGCTGGTTTTGAAGTACGTGACGTACATCCTACTCATTATGGTCGTGTATGCCCTATTGAAACACCTGAAGGTCCAAATATCGGTTTAATTAACTCTTTATCAGTATACGCAAGAACTAATAAATATGGATTTTTAGAAACACCATACCGAAAAATTTCTAATAATCAAGTTACTAATGAAATTCACTATCTATCAGCTATTGAAGAAGGTATGTATACCATTGCTCAAGCTAATACAACATTAACAAAAGAAGGAAAGTTATCCGAAAAATATGTTACATGTAGATATAATGGTGAATTTGGATTAATGCATCGTAATAAAGTTGATTATATGGATGTATCTACTCAGCAAATTGTATCTGTAGGAGCTTCATTAATTCCATTTTTAGAACATAATGATGCTAATCGTGCTCTTATGGGTGCAAATATGCAAAGACAAGCTGTTCCAACTTTAAAAACAGAAAAACCTTTAGTTGGAACTGGTATGGAAAGATCTGTTGCAATTGATTCAGGCGTCACAATCATTGCAAAACGCAACGGTGTTGTACAATATGTTGATTCTGCTCGTATTGTAATTAAAGTACATAATGCTGAAATAAATATAGAAGAATCTGGAATAGATATATACAATTTAAATAAATATACCAGATCAAATCAAAATACATGTATTAATCAAATACCTTGTGTTGTTTTAAATGAAAATATTTGTCGGGGTGATGTTTTAGCTGATGGACCTTCAACTGATTTAGGAGAATTAGCATTAGGACAAAATATGCGGGTAGCATTCATGCCATGGAACGGTTATAATTTTGAAGACTCTATATTAATTTCAGAAAAAATTGTACAAAAAGATCGTTTTACAACTATTCATATTCAAGAATTATCATGTATTTCTAGAGATACAAAGTTAGGAGCAGAAGAAATAACAGCGGATATTCCTAATGTTAATACATCAGTTCTTTCTAAATTAGATGATTCTGGAATTGTTTATATTGGCGCCGATGTATCTGGTGGAGATATATTAGTTGGAAAAGTGACTCCTAAAGGAGAAACTCAATTAACTCCAGAGGAAAAATTATTGCGTGCAATATTTGGAGAAAAAGCATCAGATGTAAAAGATTCTTCATTACGAGTACCAAACAGCATCTGCGGAACAATTATCGATGTACAAATATTTACAAGGGACGGAGTAAAAAAAGACAAAAGAACTCTCGAAATTGAAGAAATGCAATTAAAAAAAGTACGCAACGAACTAAAAGAAAAATTAAAAATATTTAAATTAAATTTTATTCATAGAGTAAAAAATATTCTAAAAATCGCCGGAATAAATATTAATAATTATATTGAAAATTCTTTAGAACAACTATTTCGAATTAATATTAAAAATAATATTAATACTGCAAAAGCTATACAAAAATTAAAAGAACAATATAAAACTTTAAAAAATAAATTTTCTAAAAAATTAAAAGAAAAAATTAAAAAAATAAAACAAGGAGATGAATTATCACCAGGAATTTTAAAAATTGTAAAGGTATATTTAGCAGTTAAAAGACAAATACAACCTGGTGATAAAATGGCTGGAAGACATGGAAATAAAGGAGTTATTTCAAAAATTAATCCCTTAGAAGATATGCCTTATGACAAAAATGGTATTCCTATTGATATTGTACTTAATCCGCTAGGTGTACCGTCACGAATGAACTTAGGACAAATTCTTGAAACTCATCTTGGATTAGCAGCTAAAGGAATAGGAGATAAAATTGATCAAATGTTAAAAAAAGCAAAAAAAATACATAAAATACGAAATTTTATACAAAAAGCATATGATTTAGGTAATGATACTAATCAAAAAATAAACTTAGAAACATTCTCTGATCAAGAAATAGAAAAATTAGCCCAAAATTTACGTCATGGTATGCCTATTGCTACCCCTGTTTTTGATGGAGCTCACGAACAAGAAATAAAAAAACTTTTAAAACTTGGCAACTTACCAGAATCAGGGCAAATCACATTATTCGATGGTCGAACAGGTGAAAAATTTGAACGCGATGTTACTGTTGGATACATGTACATGTTAAAATTAAATCATCTGGTAGATGATAAAATGCATGCTCGATCTACCGGATCTTATAGTTTAATTACTCAACAACCATTAGGAGGAAAAGCGCAATTTGGAGGTCAAAGATTTGGAGAAATGGAAGTTTGGGCTTTAGAAGCATATGGTGCTTCACATACTTTACAAGAAATGTTAACAGTAAAATCTGATGATGTCAATGGACGAACAAAAATGTATAAAAATATTGTAAATGGAAAATATAAGATGGAACCAGGTATGCCGGAATCATTTAATGTTTTACTCAAAGAAATTCGATCATTAGGCATAAATATTGAATTAAACAATGAATAA
- the rplL gene encoding 50S ribosomal protein L12 yields the protein MSLTNEQILNALSEMSVQNISQLITEIEKKFNVSSVISLDTMNSTPVKKIEEKTEFNVKLNEIGSNKVSVIKIIRSVTGLGLKESKDLVESAPTLIKEKITKQEAEQLVKDIVNVGAKAEIQ from the coding sequence ATGTCACTTACTAATGAACAAATTCTTAACGCTTTATCTGAAATGTCAGTACAAAATATTTCACAATTAATCACTGAAATAGAAAAAAAATTTAATGTATCATCAGTAATTTCACTAGATACAATGAATAGCACTCCTGTAAAAAAAATAGAAGAAAAAACAGAATTTAATGTAAAATTAAATGAAATAGGATCAAATAAAGTTTCTGTAATAAAAATTATTCGTAGTGTAACAGGATTAGGATTAAAAGAATCTAAAGATTTAGTAGAATCTGCACCAACCCTTATAAAAGAAAAAATTACAAAACAAGAAGCAGAGCAATTAGTAAAAGATATTGTTAATGTTGGAGCAAAAGCTGAAATACAATAA
- the rplJ gene encoding 50S ribosomal protein L10: MVLNFNNKKEIIKKNHNIAKSALSAITADISKITVNEMNDLRRQARELNIEMSVIRNTLLKKSLKNTNFSQLINILKGPTLIAFSMKHPGSASRLFKKFTENNTKFKIITAIFEKKILSLQEIEQLAILPTYEEILTKFIIILKEVSIGKLLRTLNAICKNKKDQT, translated from the coding sequence ATGGTATTAAATTTTAATAATAAAAAAGAAATTATAAAAAAAAATCATAATATTGCTAAATCCGCATTGTCTGCTATTACAGCTGATATTTCAAAAATTACAGTAAATGAAATGAATGATTTAAGACGGCAAGCACGCGAATTAAATATCGAGATGTCCGTAATAAGAAATACATTATTAAAAAAATCCTTAAAAAATACCAATTTTTCACAATTAATTAATATTTTAAAAGGACCAACATTAATCGCTTTTTCTATGAAACACCCCGGAAGCGCTAGTCGATTATTTAAAAAATTTACTGAAAACAATACAAAATTTAAAATTATAACAGCAATATTTGAAAAAAAAATATTATCACTTCAAGAAATAGAACAATTAGCTATACTGCCAACGTATGAAGAAATATTAACAAAATTTATAATAATACTAAAAGAAGTTTCTATAGGAAAATTATTAAGAACACTAAATGCTATCTGTAAAAATAAAAAAGATCAAACTTAA
- the rplA gene encoding 50S ribosomal protein L1, with protein sequence MKNLSKKIKNNRQHIKTNKIYPVKEGIKLLKNLQLAKFNESIDAAFHININTKKSEQNIRGSILLPYGTGKKSKIAVFATGKNAEIAKMLNVDAVGTEELADIIKKNKTKFDVVIASPDTMNIVSKLGPILGPRGIMPNPKFGTVTENIEKSIQEAKIGKINYRNDKNGIIHSSFGKINFSTTQLYQNLKILFNAIKKSKPNQLKGIYCKKISLSSTMGPGIIIDHLSL encoded by the coding sequence ATGAAAAATTTATCCAAAAAAATAAAAAATAACCGCCAACATATAAAAACTAATAAAATATATCCCGTTAAAGAAGGAATAAAACTTTTAAAAAATCTACAACTTGCTAAATTTAATGAAAGTATTGATGCCGCATTTCATATTAATATAAATACAAAAAAATCAGAACAAAATATCCGTGGCTCTATATTATTACCTTATGGAACAGGAAAAAAATCAAAAATTGCTGTTTTTGCAACCGGAAAAAATGCAGAAATAGCTAAAATGTTAAATGTAGATGCGGTAGGAACTGAAGAGTTAGCTGATATTATTAAAAAAAACAAAACAAAATTTGATGTTGTGATTGCCTCTCCAGATACAATGAATATTGTTAGTAAATTAGGACCAATTTTAGGTCCTCGTGGTATTATGCCAAACCCTAAATTCGGAACTGTGACAGAAAATATAGAAAAATCAATTCAAGAAGCTAAAATTGGTAAAATTAACTATAGAAATGACAAAAATGGAATCATTCATAGCAGCTTTGGTAAAATAAATTTTTCTACGACACAATTATATCAAAATTTAAAAATATTATTTAATGCAATTAAAAAATCAAAACCAAACCAATTAAAAGGAATTTATTGTAAAAAAATAAGTTTATCTAGTACTATGGGTCCAGGAATAATAATCGACCATCTATCACTATAA
- the rplK gene encoding 50S ribosomal protein L11, giving the protein MIKKINSYIKLQILSGMANPSPPVGPALGQKGVNIMEFCKIFNTKTAHLEKGIPTPVIITVYADKTFTFILKTPPASVLLKKMMNIKKASKKPKHEIIGTITKNKIYEIANLKKKDMTGKNIEQIAKSIEGTAHSMGIKVIKE; this is encoded by the coding sequence ATGATCAAAAAAATAAATTCATATATAAAATTACAAATATTGTCTGGCATGGCTAACCCCAGCCCTCCTGTAGGTCCCGCGTTAGGACAGAAAGGAGTAAACATTATGGAATTCTGTAAAATTTTTAATACAAAAACAGCACATCTTGAAAAAGGTATTCCAACTCCAGTAATTATTACAGTTTATGCAGATAAAACATTTACATTTATTTTAAAAACTCCACCAGCATCAGTTTTATTAAAAAAAATGATGAACATTAAAAAGGCATCGAAAAAACCAAAACATGAAATAATAGGTACCATAACAAAAAATAAAATCTATGAAATTGCTAACTTAAAAAAAAAGGATATGACAGGAAAAAATATCGAACAAATAGCAAAATCTATTGAAGGAACTGCTCATTCTATGGGTATCAAAGTGATAAAGGAATGA
- the nusG gene encoding transcription antitermination protein produces MCLKKKWYVLQSFSGFENRVAQSIQEHIKSKKLEDIIGKIMIPSEEVIEVKKGKRIKSEYKFFPGYILINMVMNDFSWHLIRDVPKVLGFIGGTSDKPTPISDQEINKILIKLKKIGNKPRPKTIFEPGENIRVNDGPFSDFNGIVETVDYEKNRLKVSVSIFGRSTPVELSFEQVEKNN; encoded by the coding sequence ATGTGTTTAAAAAAAAAATGGTACGTATTACAGTCTTTTTCTGGTTTTGAAAATCGTGTCGCACAATCAATACAAGAACATATAAAATCAAAAAAGTTAGAAGATATCATTGGAAAAATTATGATTCCTTCTGAAGAAGTAATAGAAGTAAAAAAAGGCAAACGAATTAAAAGTGAGTATAAATTTTTTCCAGGATATATATTAATAAATATGGTAATGAATGATTTTAGTTGGCATTTAATACGAGATGTTCCAAAAGTTTTAGGATTTATTGGAGGTACTTCTGATAAACCTACCCCCATCAGTGATCAAGAAATAAATAAAATTCTAATAAAATTAAAAAAAATCGGAAATAAACCTAGACCAAAAACTATTTTTGAACCTGGAGAAAATATACGTGTTAATGATGGTCCATTTTCAGATTTTAATGGCATTGTAGAAACAGTAGATTATGAAAAAAATCGCTTAAAAGTTTCAGTATCAATATTTGGAAGATCCACTCCGGTTGAGTTAAGTTTCGAACAAGTAGAAAAAAACAATTAA
- the secE gene encoding preprotein translocase subunit SecE, producing the protein MYIQKIYKKYIYRHIEKIKWCSIILIFILILSNYSFENKMNSTKIKSIIYGALTVLCISSIFFFTKIGKKYLIFLQESKNELKNIIIPKKIDSLKTTLIVIIITALLSLMLWILDNFFNAFNIMDYSVEVIR; encoded by the coding sequence ATGTATATCCAAAAAATATATAAAAAATATATATATCGTCATATAGAAAAAATAAAGTGGTGCAGTATTATATTAATATTTATTTTGATTTTATCAAACTATTCATTTGAAAATAAAATGAACTCGACAAAAATAAAGAGTATAATTTATGGAGCATTAACTGTTTTATGTATTAGTAGTATATTCTTTTTTACAAAAATTGGAAAAAAATATCTTATTTTTCTTCAAGAATCTAAAAATGAACTTAAAAATATTATTATACCTAAAAAAATAGATTCCTTAAAAACAACATTAATTGTCATTATAATTACCGCTCTACTATCGTTAATGTTATGGATATTAGATAATTTTTTTAATGCATTTAATATCATGGATTATTCAGTTGAGGTTATAAGATAG
- the metF gene encoding 5,10-methylenetetrahydrofolate reductase: MHDKIFNLIECKKDVINLKNKIQISFEFFPPKNTAIDLLFINSIRKLKSFNPNFFSVTHSVNTLNKNDTFMIVQKIRKMFTEITVAPHLTSIGYTTTDLRNIAIKYWAKGIKNIVALRGDIPLNYRGDKIYAVDLIKQLKYIADFNIFVAAYPEIHPEAVSSKHDLINLKNKMDVGAEHAITQFFFSIEKFLRFRDNCHKNHIYIDIIPGILPILDIQQLKKFSNMTNVYIPKYILDIFNKNIMDKKNVH, from the coding sequence ATGCATGATAAAATTTTTAATTTAATAGAATGTAAAAAAGATGTAATAAATTTAAAAAATAAAATACAGATATCTTTTGAATTTTTTCCTCCGAAAAATACTGCAATTGATTTATTATTTATCAATTCTATAAGAAAATTAAAAAGTTTTAATCCGAATTTTTTTTCTGTGACCCACAGTGTAAATACACTTAATAAAAACGATACTTTTATGATTGTACAAAAAATAAGAAAAATGTTTACAGAGATTACTGTGGCGCCTCATTTAACTAGTATCGGTTATACTACTACTGATTTAAGAAATATAGCAATAAAATACTGGGCTAAGGGAATAAAAAATATTGTTGCTTTACGGGGGGATATACCTCTTAATTATAGAGGGGATAAGATCTATGCTGTAGATTTAATAAAACAATTAAAATACATTGCAGATTTTAATATTTTTGTTGCGGCTTATCCTGAAATTCATCCCGAAGCGGTTAGTTCAAAACATGATTTAATAAATTTAAAAAATAAAATGGATGTTGGAGCAGAACATGCAATTACACAATTTTTTTTTAGTATAGAAAAATTTTTACGATTTCGTGATAATTGTCATAAAAATCATATATATATTGATATAATTCCGGGTATTTTACCTATATTAGATATTCAACAATTAAAGAAGTTTTCAAATATGACTAATGTATATATTCCAAAATATATTTTGGATATTTTTAATAAAAATATTATGGATAAAAAAAATGTACATTAA
- the argG gene encoding argininosuccinate synthase, which yields MHIQDNKKGTIVLAYSGGLDTSAIIPWIKENYNFNVVAFVADIGQSKKDLKGIKEKAIMSGALDCYIADLKNEFVEQYVYPMLSVGALYEGNYLLGTAIARPLIAKAQLNYAKKINAVGLSHGATGKGNDQVRFELAYTALDPTLQIIAPWREWIFRSREDLLKIFKRKNISTTASITKIYSKDENIFHISTEGGILEDPWNTASNDCWSWTTNPHNAPKHPEEIHLNIKSGRVISINGKKLNPYKCLKKLNKLGSKHAIGRIDIIENRLVGMKSRGCYETPGGTIIYQALRALEQLTLDRESIHWKNKIALEMSMLIYDGRWFTPLRDCLQKSSDIFSQYVEGEVIIELYKGSVIILKKRSFNSLYSSKFATFGNDKVYNQKDAQGFIRLLSLSSRIRALKNKNNIFLEYIYVALGWKIYERF from the coding sequence ATGCATATACAGGATAACAAGAAAGGTACAATTGTTTTAGCGTATTCAGGTGGCTTAGATACATCAGCTATTATTCCGTGGATTAAAGAAAATTATAATTTTAATGTAGTTGCATTTGTTGCAGATATAGGGCAATCAAAAAAGGATTTAAAAGGTATTAAAGAAAAAGCTATTATGTCTGGAGCTTTAGATTGTTATATTGCAGATTTAAAAAATGAATTTGTAGAACAATATGTATATCCAATGTTGTCAGTAGGCGCTTTGTATGAAGGTAATTATTTATTGGGCACTGCAATTGCTCGTCCATTGATTGCAAAAGCACAATTAAATTATGCTAAAAAAATTAATGCGGTAGGATTAAGTCATGGTGCTACTGGCAAAGGAAATGATCAAGTACGTTTTGAATTAGCATATACTGCTTTAGATCCTACTTTACAAATTATAGCTCCTTGGCGCGAGTGGATTTTTAGGTCTAGAGAAGATTTATTAAAAATATTTAAAAGAAAAAATATTAGTACCACAGCTAGTATTACCAAGATATATAGTAAAGATGAAAACATTTTTCATATTTCTACAGAAGGAGGAATTTTAGAAGATCCGTGGAATACTGCTAGTAATGATTGCTGGAGTTGGACTACTAATCCTCATAATGCACCAAAACATCCTGAAGAAATCCATTTAAATATTAAAAGTGGACGTGTAATATCAATTAATGGAAAAAAATTGAATCCTTATAAATGTTTAAAAAAATTAAATAAATTAGGATCAAAACACGCAATCGGTCGTATTGATATTATAGAAAATCGTTTAGTAGGTATGAAATCGAGAGGTTGTTACGAGACTCCTGGAGGCACAATAATTTATCAAGCACTTAGGGCATTAGAGCAATTAACATTAGATCGCGAAAGTATACATTGGAAAAATAAAATTGCATTAGAAATGTCAATGTTAATTTATGATGGTCGTTGGTTTACACCTTTAAGAGATTGCCTGCAAAAATCTTCAGATATTTTTTCACAATATGTTGAAGGAGAAGTTATTATTGAACTATATAAAGGTTCAGTAATTATTTTAAAAAAACGTTCATTTAATTCTTTATATTCTTCTAAATTTGCTACCTTTGGAAATGATAAAGTATATAATCAAAAAGATGCTCAAGGTTTTATTCGATTACTTTCATTATCTTCGCGTATTAGAGCATTAAAAAATAAAAATAATATTTTTTTGGAGTATATATATGTCGCTTTGGGGTGGAAGATTTACGAAAGATTCTGA
- the argH gene encoding argininosuccinate lyase, which translates to MSVDYRLVEEDIISSIAWSRILLDIGILTDIDQKLIEKTLSQILKDNIDDTNKILSSQAEDIHSWLETTLINKLGSLGKKLYTGRSRNDQIATTLKLWCKKKLNHIYMLIIQLQSDFLDQATIHVHTIMPGYTHLQRAQPITFAFWCLAYIEMFERDRKRIKQALKNSDFSPLGSGAISGTSWVINRKKLAQIMGFANCTSNALDSVSDRDFILEILSVASISMMHLSRFSEDLIFYNSGETNFIGLSDSITSGSSLMPQKKNPDILELIRGKCSAVYGSLFSMFTLLKGLPLSYNKDFQEDKKHLFSALDTWEDCLTMASVVLKNITVNIDICKRAAEKGYSNATEVADYLVNKGVSFRDSHDIVGQIILEAIRLNKSLKNLDISVYQKYHINFSNDIYKCLTLKSCLDKRNSYGGVSFEQTEKSICFIKKRLNKIKNILKI; encoded by the coding sequence TTGTCTGTTGATTATCGTTTAGTTGAAGAAGACATTATATCTTCCATTGCGTGGTCAAGAATATTACTTGATATTGGTATTTTAACTGATATAGATCAGAAATTAATCGAAAAAACGTTATCTCAGATTTTAAAAGATAATATTGATGATACAAACAAAATATTGTCTTCTCAAGCAGAAGATATTCATAGTTGGTTAGAAACAACGTTGATTAATAAATTAGGTTCTTTAGGAAAAAAATTATATACTGGAAGAAGTAGAAATGATCAAATTGCCACGACTTTAAAATTATGGTGTAAAAAGAAATTAAATCATATTTATATGTTAATTATCCAATTACAATCTGATTTTTTAGATCAAGCTACTATTCATGTACACACGATTATGCCTGGTTATACGCATTTGCAGAGAGCACAGCCTATTACCTTTGCATTTTGGTGTCTTGCGTATATTGAAATGTTTGAAAGAGATAGAAAAAGAATCAAACAAGCTTTAAAAAATTCTGATTTTTCTCCTCTTGGGTCTGGTGCAATTTCTGGTACATCTTGGGTAATTAATAGAAAAAAATTAGCGCAAATTATGGGTTTTGCAAATTGTACATCCAATGCTTTAGATAGCGTTTCAGATAGAGATTTTATTTTAGAAATTTTATCAGTTGCGTCTATTAGCATGATGCACTTATCAAGATTTTCTGAAGATTTAATTTTTTATAATTCAGGTGAAACGAATTTTATTGGTTTGTCTGATTCTATTACTTCAGGTTCATCTTTAATGCCTCAAAAAAAAAATCCAGATATTTTAGAACTAATTCGAGGAAAATGTAGTGCAGTTTATGGTTCTTTATTTTCTATGTTTACTTTATTAAAGGGTTTACCTTTATCTTATAATAAAGATTTTCAGGAAGATAAAAAACATTTATTCTCTGCGTTAGATACTTGGGAAGATTGTTTAACAATGGCATCAGTTGTATTAAAAAATATTACTGTAAATATTGATATATGTAAACGTGCCGCAGAAAAAGGTTATAGTAATGCAACGGAAGTTGCGGACTATTTAGTGAATAAAGGAGTTTCGTTTCGAGATTCTCATGATATTGTTGGTCAAATTATTCTTGAAGCTATACGTTTAAATAAATCTTTAAAAAATTTAGATATCTCTGTATATCAAAAATATCATATTAATTTTTCTAATGATATTTATAAATGTTTAACATTAAAATCTTGTTTAGATAAAAGAAATTCATATGGCGGAGTGTCTTTTGAACAGACAGAAAAATCTATTTGTTTTATTAAAAAAAGATTAAATAAAATAAAAAATATATTAAAAATTTAA